A genomic region of Mitsuaria sp. 7 contains the following coding sequences:
- a CDS encoding helix-turn-helix domain-containing protein yields the protein MLTLPEISGLLRDTARRNGLTQARLADTSGISARTLTHVLSGQEDFRVSTLMAVAHQLGLELVLVPKAAARAVAAGEALGPPVRSVVTEALDALHARQDARADDKGRP from the coding sequence ATGCTCACGCTTCCCGAGATCTCCGGACTCCTCCGCGACACCGCCCGCCGCAACGGGCTGACCCAGGCGCGCCTGGCCGACACTTCGGGCATTTCCGCTCGCACGCTCACGCATGTGCTCAGCGGTCAGGAGGATTTCCGCGTCTCCACCCTGATGGCCGTGGCGCACCAACTGGGCCTGGAACTGGTGTTGGTGCCCAAGGCCGCTGCCAGGGCGGTCGCCGCGGGAGAAGCCCTGGGCCCGCCGGTAAGGTCCGTGGTCACCGAGGCGCTGGACGCCTTGCACGCGCGGCAGGATGCCCGCGCGGATGACAAGGGGCGCCCATGA
- a CDS encoding type II toxin-antitoxin system HipA family toxin → MNVKVLAIHLGTLRLGVLFQYALNDDTVINRFVADEDLADRAGADAPTLSLSMRAATPEAQAELWRNIRSISFNGRHSTAAGWMLPTFFQNLLPEGVFRHHVAELRDCAPDDHFEMLAACGKDLPGNVHALPIELTREELARYVTQGQDALEMSVTADPLEEGVSLSGVQPKLGVIRDGERYVGRTRDHDTHIIAKLPVVGQPLLPEVEELSLRLARAAGVDTCEAVLEPLERLGLQHGYELGDATAQTNFLAVTRFDRSPAGRIHVEDFAQILGRAPEDKYGRGSDGLRISYLDIAAVLLAEPSMGEPAVHELLRRIVVNEMIGNADMHLKNIGVRYLDGVTPTLSPAYDVVAYAVFHRLRGHALHIVPPKFLPRRAAASDDSEAPLLRQSMSPALLQVFCDRLKIPVKSADTAIARCVKAAFATWPAMIEASALTPQQKGRLQVQFAAHPLVVSLTRRAERAAARAAERAADTAPPGALEGVEREVVPTLTRPAGARTPGSPG, encoded by the coding sequence ATGAACGTGAAGGTGCTGGCCATCCATCTCGGCACGCTGCGACTCGGCGTGCTGTTCCAGTACGCCTTGAACGACGACACGGTCATCAACCGCTTCGTGGCCGACGAGGACCTCGCCGACCGTGCCGGGGCCGACGCGCCGACGCTGTCGCTGTCCATGCGCGCGGCCACGCCCGAGGCGCAGGCCGAGCTGTGGCGCAACATCCGCTCGATCAGCTTCAACGGTCGCCACTCCACGGCGGCCGGCTGGATGCTGCCGACCTTCTTCCAGAACCTGCTGCCCGAAGGTGTGTTCCGCCATCACGTCGCGGAACTCCGCGACTGCGCGCCCGACGACCACTTCGAGATGCTCGCGGCCTGCGGCAAGGATCTGCCCGGCAACGTCCATGCGCTGCCGATCGAGCTGACCCGGGAGGAACTCGCGCGCTACGTCACGCAGGGACAGGATGCGCTGGAAATGTCGGTCACGGCGGATCCGCTCGAAGAAGGCGTGTCGCTCTCGGGTGTGCAGCCCAAGCTCGGCGTCATCCGCGACGGCGAGCGCTATGTCGGCCGGACCAGGGACCACGACACCCACATCATCGCGAAGCTGCCGGTCGTGGGCCAGCCGCTGCTGCCCGAAGTCGAGGAACTGAGCCTGCGCCTGGCGCGCGCGGCCGGGGTGGACACCTGCGAGGCGGTCCTGGAGCCGCTGGAGCGGCTCGGTCTGCAACACGGCTACGAACTCGGCGACGCGACGGCGCAGACGAACTTCCTGGCGGTGACGCGCTTCGACCGTTCGCCGGCGGGACGCATCCATGTCGAGGACTTCGCGCAGATCCTCGGCCGCGCGCCGGAGGACAAGTACGGCCGCGGGTCGGACGGCCTGCGGATCAGCTACCTCGACATCGCCGCGGTGCTGCTGGCCGAGCCGTCGATGGGCGAGCCCGCGGTGCACGAACTGCTGCGGCGCATCGTCGTCAACGAGATGATCGGCAACGCCGACATGCATCTGAAGAACATCGGCGTGCGCTACCTCGACGGTGTCACCCCGACGCTCTCACCCGCGTATGACGTGGTGGCCTATGCCGTGTTCCATCGCCTGCGCGGCCATGCCCTTCACATCGTGCCGCCGAAGTTCCTGCCTCGGCGCGCGGCCGCGTCGGACGACAGCGAGGCGCCGCTGCTGCGGCAGTCCATGTCGCCCGCGCTGCTGCAGGTCTTCTGCGATCGCCTCAAGATCCCCGTCAAGTCGGCGGACACGGCGATCGCGCGTTGCGTGAAGGCGGCTTTCGCCACCTGGCCCGCGATGATCGAAGCGTCAGCCTTGACCCCGCAGCAGAAGGGGCGGTTGCAGGTGCAGTTCGCGGCGCATCCGCTGGTGGTGTCGCTGACCCGGCGCGCGGAACGCGCAGCAGCCCGAGCGGCCGAACGCGCCGCAGATACCGCCCCGCCCGGCGCCTTGGAAGGCGTGGAGCGCGAAGTGGTGCCGACGCTCACGCGTCCTGCTGGCGCTCGTACTCCCGGCTCTCCAGGCTGA
- a CDS encoding sorbosone dehydrogenase family protein → MNKKMPASSRLSLPASLRVRRISRVVVAVAALAGLAGGARVVLALEAQPATPPGYGPNPALPEPQKSLVPTINVAKAVGWPAGARPQAAAGLAVTRFADKLDHPRWVYVLPNGDVLIAETNAPVRPDDGKGPKAWITKQFQKKAGATPKSANRITLLRDTDGDGVADQRFAFAEGLNSPFGMALVGNTFYVANTDAVVRFPYTTGQTRLAGKPTKVADLPGGTINHHWTKSLIANAEGTKLYAGIGSNSNVAENGIENEQRRAAILEIDLQSGSTRVFASGLRNPVGLAWEPTSKALWVAVNERDELGDDLVPDYITSVQDGGFYGWPYSWYGQHVDERVKPQRPELVEKAIVPDFAVGAHTASLGLASSDGNQLTQDFAHGMFIGQHGSWNRKVPAGYKVVFVPFVGAKPSGLPIDVVTGFLDAQGQAMGRPVGVALDRQGALLVADDVGNVIWRVTAAGAAGPKAAFPAAAGAASTPASR, encoded by the coding sequence ATGAACAAGAAGATGCCCGCGTCCTCACGCCTGTCCCTCCCTGCGTCCCTGCGTGTCCGGCGGATCAGCCGCGTCGTCGTGGCGGTCGCCGCGCTGGCCGGCCTCGCCGGTGGCGCGCGCGTCGTGCTGGCGCTCGAGGCGCAACCCGCGACCCCGCCCGGCTACGGCCCCAACCCCGCGCTGCCCGAGCCGCAGAAGTCCCTCGTGCCGACGATCAACGTCGCCAAGGCGGTGGGCTGGCCCGCGGGCGCCAGGCCGCAGGCGGCGGCCGGGCTGGCGGTCACGCGATTCGCCGACAAGCTCGACCATCCGCGCTGGGTCTACGTGCTGCCCAACGGCGACGTGCTGATCGCCGAGACCAACGCGCCCGTGCGCCCCGACGACGGCAAGGGTCCGAAGGCCTGGATCACCAAGCAGTTCCAGAAGAAGGCCGGCGCCACGCCCAAGAGCGCCAACCGCATCACCCTGCTGCGCGACACCGACGGCGACGGCGTCGCGGACCAGCGCTTCGCGTTCGCGGAGGGCCTGAACTCGCCGTTCGGCATGGCGCTGGTCGGCAACACCTTCTACGTGGCCAACACCGACGCCGTCGTGCGCTTCCCCTACACGACCGGCCAGACCCGGCTCGCCGGCAAGCCGACGAAGGTCGCCGACCTGCCCGGCGGCACCATCAACCATCACTGGACCAAGAGCCTGATCGCCAACGCCGAAGGGACCAAGCTCTACGCGGGCATCGGCTCCAACAGCAACGTGGCCGAGAACGGCATCGAGAACGAACAGCGCCGCGCCGCGATCCTGGAGATCGACCTGCAGAGCGGCTCGACGCGCGTGTTCGCGTCCGGACTGCGCAACCCGGTCGGTCTGGCCTGGGAGCCCACGAGCAAGGCGCTGTGGGTCGCGGTGAACGAGCGCGACGAGCTCGGCGACGACCTGGTCCCCGACTACATCACCTCGGTGCAGGACGGCGGCTTCTACGGCTGGCCGTACAGCTGGTACGGCCAGCACGTCGACGAACGCGTCAAGCCGCAGCGGCCCGAACTCGTCGAGAAGGCGATCGTCCCCGACTTCGCCGTCGGGGCGCACACGGCCTCGCTGGGGCTCGCGTCCTCGGACGGCAACCAGCTGACGCAGGACTTCGCCCATGGCATGTTCATCGGCCAGCACGGCTCGTGGAATCGCAAGGTCCCGGCCGGCTACAAGGTCGTGTTCGTGCCCTTCGTCGGCGCCAAGCCCAGCGGGCTGCCGATCGACGTGGTGACCGGTTTCCTCGATGCCCAGGGGCAGGCGATGGGCCGTCCCGTCGGCGTCGCGCTCGACCGCCAGGGCGCGCTGCTGGTGGCGGACGACGTCGGCAACGTGATCTGGCGCGTCACCGCGGCAGGCGCCGCGGGGCCGAAGGCCGCGTTCCCCGCCGCGGCAGGCGCGGCCAGCACGCCCGCATCGCGCTGA
- a CDS encoding trehalose-6-phosphate synthase, whose amino-acid sequence MKSLHLQIRFLVPLLITLTLAALLALPLLDRMTLRWFSRDLSLRGAMVAKTLSVAISDIDPSAQRERLRNLLERGVLDERLVGIALCAPDGTQVMSTKGFPGSLSCKEAELSAAQKDPRLELASGAVHIGVFPVNPQQPDAERLVLLHDLSLPDRRSLDTRRYMIIFITVLGLAIAGITMIVAQLSWRGWVSGMRAILRGEGLVRPLLNTGGFRGGPETAPPELQPLEVEIRQHIRELEDNLYREHGPLTPWDPERLRSLLRTQLRGDQVIVVSNREPYIHQRGPDGISVSRPASGLVTAVEPVMRACSGTWIAHGSGSADRDVVDAHDRVAVPPDTQDYLLRRVWLSEEEERGYYQGFANEGLWPLCHVAHVRPVFRESDWAQYKAVNQRFADAVVAEARGDDPVVLVQDYHFALLPAMVREKLPKATIITFWHIPWPNPESFGICPWRRELLQGMLGSTILGFHTRFHCKNFTETVDRYLEARIEHEHSTISYQDEPTLVQSYPISIAWPTDEERAGWQSPADARASVFERLKLAPDTVLAVGVDRFDYTKGILERLHAVERLLEKHPQWQGRFVLVQVAAPTRNALEEYREFQDRIHRVTERINLRFGGAGYKPVVLLAEHHDHAALMTLYRAAHMCVVTSLHDGMNLVSKEFIAARDDDQGVLILSRFAGAARELQEALVINPYHVEETTDALHRAALMPPQEQRERMASLRMTVREFNVYRWAGRMLTDAGQWRLRERITRRVQRRSRESGEEALTP is encoded by the coding sequence ATGAAATCGCTGCATCTCCAGATCCGTTTCCTCGTTCCGCTGCTGATCACCCTGACCCTGGCGGCGCTGCTGGCGCTGCCGCTGCTGGACCGCATGACGCTGCGCTGGTTCTCGCGCGACCTGAGCCTGCGCGGCGCGATGGTCGCCAAGACCCTCTCCGTCGCGATCAGCGACATCGACCCCAGCGCCCAGCGCGAACGCCTGCGCAACCTGCTTGAACGCGGCGTGCTGGACGAGCGCCTCGTGGGCATCGCGCTGTGCGCGCCCGACGGCACCCAGGTCATGAGCACCAAGGGCTTCCCGGGCTCGCTCAGCTGCAAGGAGGCCGAGCTCAGCGCCGCGCAGAAGGACCCGCGCCTGGAACTGGCCAGCGGCGCGGTCCACATCGGCGTCTTCCCGGTCAACCCGCAGCAGCCCGACGCCGAGCGGCTCGTGCTCCTGCACGACCTGAGCCTGCCCGACCGCCGCAGCCTGGACACGCGGCGCTACATGATCATCTTCATCACGGTGCTGGGCCTGGCGATCGCCGGCATCACGATGATCGTCGCGCAGCTCAGCTGGCGCGGCTGGGTCTCCGGCATGCGCGCCATCCTGCGCGGCGAGGGCCTGGTGCGGCCGCTGCTCAACACCGGCGGATTCCGCGGCGGCCCCGAGACGGCCCCGCCCGAGCTGCAGCCGCTGGAGGTCGAGATCCGCCAGCACATCCGCGAGCTCGAGGACAACCTCTACCGCGAGCACGGTCCGCTCACCCCCTGGGATCCCGAGCGGCTGCGCAGCCTGCTGCGCACGCAGCTGCGCGGCGACCAGGTGATCGTGGTCTCCAACCGCGAGCCCTACATCCATCAGCGCGGTCCGGACGGCATTTCCGTCAGCCGGCCGGCGAGCGGCCTGGTCACCGCGGTCGAGCCCGTGATGCGCGCCTGCTCCGGCACCTGGATCGCGCACGGCAGCGGCAGCGCGGACCGGGACGTCGTCGACGCGCACGACCGCGTCGCGGTGCCGCCGGACACGCAGGACTACCTGCTGCGCCGCGTCTGGCTGAGCGAAGAGGAGGAGCGCGGCTACTACCAGGGCTTCGCCAATGAAGGCCTCTGGCCGCTGTGCCACGTGGCGCACGTGCGGCCGGTGTTCCGCGAGTCGGACTGGGCGCAGTACAAGGCCGTGAACCAGCGCTTCGCCGACGCGGTCGTCGCCGAGGCCCGCGGCGACGATCCGGTGGTGCTGGTGCAGGACTACCACTTCGCGCTGCTGCCGGCCATGGTCCGCGAGAAGCTGCCCAAGGCGACCATCATCACCTTCTGGCACATCCCCTGGCCCAACCCGGAGTCCTTCGGCATCTGCCCGTGGCGTCGCGAGCTGCTGCAGGGCATGCTGGGCAGCACCATCCTGGGCTTCCACACGCGCTTCCATTGCAAGAACTTCACCGAGACGGTGGACCGCTACCTGGAGGCGCGCATCGAGCACGAGCATTCGACCATCAGCTACCAGGACGAGCCGACGCTGGTGCAGAGTTATCCGATCTCGATCGCGTGGCCCACCGACGAGGAACGCGCCGGCTGGCAGTCCCCCGCGGACGCACGCGCCTCGGTGTTCGAGCGGCTGAAGCTCGCGCCCGACACGGTGCTGGCGGTCGGCGTGGACCGCTTCGACTACACCAAGGGCATCCTGGAGCGGCTGCACGCGGTTGAGCGCCTGCTGGAGAAGCATCCGCAGTGGCAGGGGCGCTTCGTGCTCGTCCAGGTGGCGGCGCCGACGCGCAACGCGCTGGAGGAATACCGCGAATTCCAGGACCGCATCCATCGCGTCACCGAGCGCATCAACCTGCGCTTCGGCGGCGCCGGCTACAAGCCGGTCGTGCTCCTGGCCGAGCACCACGACCATGCGGCGCTGATGACGCTCTACCGCGCCGCGCACATGTGCGTGGTGACCAGCCTGCATGACGGCATGAACCTGGTCTCCAAGGAGTTCATCGCCGCCCGCGACGACGATCAGGGCGTGCTGATCCTCAGCCGCTTCGCCGGCGCGGCGCGCGAGTTGCAGGAGGCGCTGGTCATCAACCCCTACCACGTGGAAGAGACCACGGACGCCCTGCACCGTGCGGCGCTGATGCCGCCGCAGGAGCAGCGCGAGCGCATGGCCAGCCTGCGCATGACGGTGCGCGAGTTCAACGTCTACCGCTGGGCCGGCCGCATGCTGACCGACGCGGGTCAATGGCGGCTGCGCGAGCGCATCACGCGACGCGTGCAGCGCCGGTCAAGAGAGTCTGGAGAGGAGGCGCTGACGCCATGA
- a CDS encoding hemerythrin domain-containing protein: protein MRTHVLPQTDFRADLMARDEVVALLVDDHQRAQHAFHQFDRLWAIGDHESCEALVRRTCALLTVHATLEEELFYPAVRKCPEIGAIERRLINEAEIEHLVVRILMSQLRRMRSDDTQFAPLVGVLGRYVTHHAQDVEQGILPRLTHASSVDWRGLSSALRRRRDELDRQWRDELSLESREYERQQDA from the coding sequence ATGAGGACGCATGTCCTGCCGCAGACCGACTTCCGCGCGGACCTGATGGCGCGCGACGAGGTCGTGGCGCTGCTGGTCGACGACCACCAGCGCGCGCAGCACGCCTTCCACCAGTTCGACCGGCTGTGGGCGATCGGGGACCATGAATCCTGCGAGGCGCTGGTGCGCCGCACCTGCGCGCTGCTGACGGTGCATGCGACGCTGGAGGAAGAGCTGTTCTATCCCGCGGTCCGCAAGTGCCCGGAGATCGGCGCCATCGAACGTCGGCTGATCAACGAGGCGGAGATCGAGCACCTGGTCGTGCGCATCCTGATGTCGCAGCTGCGGCGCATGCGCTCGGACGACACGCAGTTCGCGCCCCTGGTCGGCGTGCTGGGCCGCTACGTCACGCATCACGCGCAGGACGTGGAGCAGGGCATCCTGCCGCGGCTGACGCATGCCTCGTCGGTGGACTGGCGCGGACTGTCCAGCGCGCTGCGCCGCCGCCGCGATGAACTCGACCGCCAGTGGCGCGACGAGCTCAGCCTGGAGAGCCGGGAGTACGAGCGCCAGCAGGACGCGTGA
- a CDS encoding IS481 family transposase codes for MPWSQDTVKDQREEFVRLARQPGANISELCRRSGISRKTGYKWLSRDDLEDRSRRPHTSPTRTPEQLQAQVLAVRAECSAWGGRKIAKVLARDHGVHVAASTANWVLRRNGLIDPAASQAATAWQRFEHETPNALWQMDFKGHFATDTERCHPLTVLDDHSRFNIVLQALSNERLESVQPVLQRAFERYGLPERINADNGPPWGSPTRGALTELGVWLIRLGVRLSHSRPMHPQTNGKDERFHRTLKAELLASRHFKDLDDAQHHFIQWRHLYNAKRPHQALGMDTPASRYAASPRSMPSSLRPVEYGDGAIVRRVGYGGRIAFKGNTYRVGRGLIGQPVALRPHLDLDGSFDVFFCHQKVRMIDLCQAD; via the coding sequence TTGCCCTGGAGCCAAGACACCGTGAAGGATCAACGAGAGGAATTTGTTCGACTGGCCCGACAGCCTGGCGCCAATATCAGCGAGCTATGTCGACGCAGCGGGATCAGCCGCAAGACAGGCTACAAGTGGCTCAGCCGAGACGATCTCGAGGATCGATCTCGGCGACCACACACCTCGCCGACTCGTACGCCCGAACAGCTGCAGGCGCAGGTGCTTGCAGTGCGGGCCGAATGTTCTGCTTGGGGCGGTCGCAAGATCGCGAAGGTGCTGGCGCGCGATCATGGTGTGCACGTAGCAGCCAGCACAGCCAACTGGGTGCTGCGCCGAAACGGCCTGATCGACCCGGCAGCAAGCCAGGCCGCGACGGCATGGCAGCGCTTCGAGCACGAGACGCCCAATGCACTGTGGCAGATGGACTTCAAGGGCCACTTCGCCACCGACACTGAGCGCTGCCATCCGCTGACCGTGCTGGACGATCACTCGCGCTTCAACATCGTGCTGCAAGCGCTGAGTAACGAGCGGCTAGAGTCCGTGCAGCCGGTGCTGCAGCGCGCCTTTGAGCGCTATGGGCTGCCTGAGCGCATCAACGCCGACAACGGTCCGCCCTGGGGCTCGCCGACGCGCGGAGCACTCACCGAGCTGGGCGTCTGGCTGATTCGCTTGGGAGTGCGGTTGAGCCACAGCCGACCGATGCATCCTCAGACCAACGGCAAGGACGAGCGATTCCATCGCACCCTGAAAGCCGAGTTGCTGGCCAGTCGGCACTTCAAGGACCTGGACGATGCCCAGCACCACTTCATCCAGTGGCGGCATCTGTACAACGCCAAGCGCCCGCATCAAGCGCTGGGCATGGACACGCCAGCCAGCCGCTACGCGGCCAGCCCGCGCTCGATGCCAAGCTCTTTGCGGCCCGTCGAATATGGCGATGGCGCCATCGTGCGCCGGGTCGGATACGGTGGACGGATCGCCTTCAAAGGCAACACCTACCGCGTCGGCAGAGGCCTCATCGGCCAGCCTGTAGCCCTACGACCTCACCTGGATCTTGATGGCAGCTTCGATGTCTTCTTCTGCCATCAAAAAGTACGCATGATTGACCTGTGCCAGGCTGACTAA
- a CDS encoding TonB-dependent receptor encodes MKTIRHTACAGAVLGLIWAPAFGQAQQPPTPGAQALPTVVVSGSVAERRLDEAPYAASVIDADTLRGAGPMVNLSEALSRVPGLTANNRQNYAQDLQLSSRGFGARAPFGVRGLRLYTDGIPATMPDGQGQVTHFDLASAARVEVLRGPFSALYGNSSGGVIALVSAPVRERFAELDLDAGSAGLRQARLTAGTPFGDGWEAQGGVSRMETDGTRPHSAARRTLANGRLAWTGARDQVLLLVNDIDQRAQDPLGLTAAQFAADPDQTASQAEQFNTRKNASQTQLGARWRHRFDEGQVLSDSVLTAYGGHRSVTQWQSIAVGAQTPAGSGGGVVDFSRRYDGVDARLLWRLGPATLVTGVNLERQKDDRQGYENFLGTGASQQLGVTGALRRDEENEAVTREAYAQAELPLTTTLSASAGVRAGRVTLSARDRFLGNGDDSGSLRYDYANPAVGLGWKVAPSLLLHAALGRGFESPTLNELAYRADGQGGFNTALRPQKSLQQELGAKWRAGAVELDATAFHVATRDEIGVLSNSGGRSSYQNVGRTRRSGVELSGAWDLAPRWRAQMALGTLKARYRDGFLTCTGTPCPTANVPVSAGNRIAGTNGGSAYAELAWRPFEAARDGELAVEWRGVKRTAVNDINSEAAAGYGVLNLRARRGWNFGAMRAELIARVDNAADRRYVGSVIVNDGNGRFYEPAPGRSFWLGLSLRAASPREP; translated from the coding sequence ATGAAGACGATTCGACACACCGCCTGCGCGGGCGCGGTCCTGGGGCTGATCTGGGCGCCGGCCTTCGGCCAGGCCCAGCAGCCGCCGACCCCGGGCGCCCAGGCGCTGCCCACCGTGGTCGTGTCCGGCAGCGTCGCGGAACGGCGGCTGGACGAGGCGCCGTATGCGGCGTCGGTCATCGATGCCGACACGCTGCGCGGCGCGGGGCCCATGGTCAACCTGTCCGAGGCATTGAGCCGCGTCCCCGGCCTCACCGCCAACAACCGGCAGAACTATGCGCAGGACCTGCAGCTGTCCTCTCGCGGCTTCGGCGCGCGGGCGCCGTTCGGGGTGCGCGGGCTGCGGCTCTACACGGACGGGATCCCGGCCACGATGCCGGACGGGCAGGGGCAGGTCACGCACTTCGACCTCGCGTCCGCCGCGCGCGTCGAGGTGCTGCGCGGGCCGTTCTCGGCGCTCTACGGCAACAGCTCGGGCGGGGTCATCGCGCTGGTGAGCGCGCCGGTGCGCGAACGCTTCGCGGAGCTGGACCTCGACGCCGGCAGCGCCGGATTGCGCCAGGCCCGCCTGACCGCCGGCACGCCCTTCGGCGACGGATGGGAGGCGCAGGGCGGCGTGTCGCGGATGGAAACCGACGGTACGCGGCCGCACAGCGCCGCGCGTCGCACGCTGGCCAACGGTCGCCTGGCCTGGACCGGCGCGCGCGATCAGGTGCTGCTGCTGGTGAACGACATCGACCAGCGCGCCCAGGATCCGCTCGGCCTGACCGCCGCGCAGTTCGCCGCGGATCCGGACCAGACCGCATCCCAGGCGGAACAGTTCAACACCCGCAAGAACGCCAGCCAGACGCAGCTCGGCGCGCGCTGGCGCCACCGCTTCGACGAGGGGCAGGTCTTGTCCGACAGCGTGCTCACCGCCTACGGCGGCCACCGATCGGTGACACAGTGGCAATCCATCGCCGTCGGCGCACAGACGCCGGCGGGCAGCGGTGGCGGTGTCGTCGACTTCAGCCGGCGCTACGACGGCGTCGACGCGCGCCTGCTGTGGCGGCTCGGACCGGCGACGCTGGTGACCGGCGTGAACCTCGAGCGCCAGAAGGACGATCGCCAGGGCTATGAGAACTTCCTCGGCACCGGGGCGTCGCAGCAGCTGGGCGTGACCGGCGCGCTGCGTCGCGACGAGGAGAACGAGGCCGTCACGCGCGAGGCCTATGCCCAGGCGGAACTGCCGCTGACGACCACGCTGTCCGCTAGCGCCGGCGTACGCGCGGGGCGGGTGACGCTGTCCGCCCGCGACCGCTTCCTGGGCAACGGCGACGACTCCGGATCGCTGCGCTACGACTACGCCAATCCGGCGGTGGGGCTGGGGTGGAAAGTGGCGCCGTCGCTGCTGCTGCACGCCGCGCTCGGGCGCGGCTTCGAATCGCCGACGCTCAACGAGCTGGCCTATCGCGCGGACGGGCAGGGCGGTTTCAACACCGCGCTGCGGCCGCAGAAGAGCCTGCAGCAGGAGCTCGGCGCGAAGTGGCGCGCGGGCGCTGTCGAGCTCGACGCCACGGCATTCCATGTCGCCACGCGCGATGAGATCGGCGTGCTGTCCAACAGCGGCGGGCGCTCAAGCTACCAGAACGTCGGCCGCACGCGGCGCAGCGGCGTGGAGCTGTCCGGCGCCTGGGATCTCGCGCCGCGCTGGCGCGCGCAGATGGCGCTCGGCACGCTGAAGGCGCGGTATCGCGACGGGTTCCTGACCTGCACTGGCACGCCATGCCCGACCGCCAACGTGCCGGTGTCCGCGGGCAATCGCATCGCGGGCACCAACGGCGGCAGCGCCTACGCCGAGCTGGCGTGGCGCCCCTTCGAGGCGGCGCGCGACGGGGAACTCGCCGTGGAATGGCGCGGCGTGAAGCGCACCGCCGTCAACGACATCAACAGCGAGGCGGCCGCGGGCTACGGCGTGCTCAACCTGCGTGCCCGTCGCGGCTGGAACTTCGGCGCGATGCGCGCCGAGCTGATCGCACGCGTGGACAACGCCGCCGACCGACGCTACGTCGGCAGCGTCATCGTCAACGACGGCAACGGCCGGTTCTACGAGCCGGCACCGGGGCGCTCCTTCTGGCTAGGCCTGTCTCTTCGTGCCGCGTCGCCAAGGGAGCCATGA
- the otsB gene encoding trehalose-phosphatase, protein MMPVRYLLDAEGRAAVARLMTRRPLLGFDFDGTLAPIVMHPDEARLPEPTAKLLERLVARVPVAVVSGRQVLDVRHRLGFKPTHIVGNHGAEDEIDGPDPHVVTTLGTFRERMLRMETDLNRAGATIEDKGASIAIHYRMASDPVAARNAIAVLVADLPAGVITEPGKRVVNVLVDGAPDKGDAMARLTARYGADAGFYVGDDTNDEPAFQRAEADWVTVRVGPRLDHSHARYYLNEQAEIDIVLRLMLEHLGDSGEGRPGPLXGT, encoded by the coding sequence ATGATGCCGGTGCGATATCTGCTCGACGCGGAGGGCCGCGCCGCGGTCGCCCGCCTCATGACCCGTCGTCCGTTGCTGGGTTTCGACTTCGACGGCACGCTGGCGCCCATCGTCATGCATCCCGACGAGGCCCGGCTCCCCGAGCCCACCGCGAAGCTGCTGGAACGGCTGGTCGCGCGCGTGCCCGTCGCCGTGGTCAGCGGCCGGCAGGTGCTGGACGTGCGGCATCGGCTGGGCTTCAAGCCCACGCACATCGTCGGCAACCACGGTGCGGAGGACGAGATCGACGGTCCCGACCCGCACGTGGTCACGACGCTGGGCACGTTCCGCGAGCGCATGCTGCGCATGGAGACGGATCTCAACCGGGCTGGCGCCACGATCGAGGACAAGGGCGCGTCCATCGCGATCCATTACCGGATGGCGAGTGATCCGGTGGCGGCGCGCAACGCGATCGCCGTGCTCGTCGCCGATCTGCCGGCGGGCGTCATCACCGAGCCCGGCAAGCGCGTCGTGAACGTGCTGGTCGACGGTGCCCCCGACAAGGGTGATGCGATGGCGCGTTTGACGGCGCGTTACGGGGCGGATGCGGGCTTCTACGTCGGCGATGACACGAATGATGAGCCGGCCTTCCAACGTGCGGAGGCCGATTGGGTCACGGTGCGCGTGGGTCCCCGACTCGATCACAGCCACGCGAGGTACTACCTCAACGAACAGGCGGAAATCGACATCGTGCTCCGATTGATGCTGGAACACCTCGGTGATTCGGGAGAGGGGCGACCGGGTCCCCTTTTSGGAACTTAA